Proteins encoded in a region of the Helicobacter sp. MIT 21-1697 genome:
- the fliN gene encoding flagellar motor switch protein FliN, with protein MAGESILDKQRIHSAKEIELATYLEDMMKNYTGLLDMEALFNAELGSTKIPLGEILRFEKGSIIDLGKPAGESVEIFINGRVIGKGEVMVYERNLAIRINEILDSNAIVYYLTREKK; from the coding sequence ATGGCAGGCGAAAGTATTTTAGATAAACAACGTATTCATTCAGCCAAAGAGATAGAACTTGCTACATATCTTGAAGATATGATGAAAAACTATACAGGGCTTTTGGATATGGAGGCATTATTTAATGCCGAGCTTGGCAGCACAAAGATTCCACTTGGTGAGATTTTGCGTTTTGAAAAAGGATCAATTATTGACCTTGGCAAGCCTGCTGGGGAGAGTGTTGAGATTTTCATTAATGGACGTGTGATTGGAAAGGGTGAAGTAATGGTTTATGAACGCAATCTTGCTATTCGTATTAATGAAATTTTAGATTCTAATGCAATTGTGTATTATCTTACACGTGAGAAAAAATAA
- a CDS encoding flagellar biosynthetic protein FliO, translating to MRINIFLLLFIFFANILYAQVQVQNMEIKQENNKIELILTLNDVYNKPPRLSSQNGYRGVIFPDLQAKSRNESFKNFFVNEMQIFNIQNDLYVLGIGDTKFIDVSVSRASRAFKITFNKITPPQSEIEKLLEKPHQSQVPIIDQIPQSLESQNKQQQSILPFKNDIGIDTWRYVAVLAVMSVLVLVLWFVKRYMINKKQFGHYLARFGSQKEAFDPTKIEVVSQKNLDSKHRILTIESNGYRYLILIGATNTTLIDRYPIPQNISTQERLRFDDQFTKLLEQKQERLSKYLHNDK from the coding sequence ATGAGAATTAATATATTTCTCTTGTTGTTTATATTCTTTGCAAATATACTTTACGCTCAAGTGCAAGTGCAAAATATGGAGATAAAACAGGAAAATAATAAGATTGAGTTGATTCTCACGCTCAATGATGTTTATAATAAGCCTCCGCGTTTAAGCTCACAAAATGGATATAGAGGGGTTATATTTCCTGATTTGCAAGCAAAATCGCGGAATGAAAGCTTTAAGAATTTTTTTGTGAATGAAATGCAAATTTTTAATATTCAAAATGATCTTTATGTATTGGGTATCGGGGATACAAAGTTTATAGATGTGAGTGTCAGTAGAGCATCTCGTGCATTTAAAATTACTTTTAATAAAATCACACCTCCACAAAGTGAGATTGAAAAACTCTTAGAAAAACCGCATCAATCACAAGTGCCAATTATTGATCAGATTCCCCAATCTTTAGAATCTCAAAATAAGCAACAACAGAGTATTTTGCCTTTTAAAAATGATATAGGAATTGATACTTGGCGGTATGTCGCAGTTTTAGCCGTGATGAGTGTGCTTGTGCTTGTACTATGGTTTGTTAAACGATATATGATAAATAAAAAGCAGTTTGGGCATTATCTTGCACGTTTTGGCTCTCAAAAAGAAGCATTTGACCCTACCAAAATAGAAGTGGTATCACAAAAAAATCTTGATTCCAAACATCGCATTTTGACCATAGAATCTAATGGCTATCGGTATTTGATACTTATTGGAGCTACAAATACCACTTTGATTGACCGCTATCCTATCCCACAAAATATTAGCACACAAGAAAGATTACGTTTTGATGACCAATTTACGAAGCTTTTAGAGCAAAAGCAAGAACGACTTTCTAAATATCTCCATAATGATAAGTAA
- a CDS encoding chemotaxis protein CheX, with protein MDIIHRSFFDIVQNSINKTPHDSIMPLKKGYLSRISMIGTHNNVYLLFDKAFLRIFCAEFLGEENPNEQALEDMAKELANLTVGRAKVMTQELGKSFNISTPDFLGHRLIKNYDHGLHFRLNNGRCSIYIRRVD; from the coding sequence ATGGATATTATTCATCGTAGTTTTTTTGACATTGTGCAAAATAGCATTAATAAAACACCCCACGATTCAATTATGCCGCTTAAAAAGGGGTATTTAAGCAGGATTAGTATGATTGGCACACATAATAATGTATATTTGCTTTTTGACAAGGCTTTTTTGCGTATTTTTTGTGCAGAGTTTTTGGGTGAAGAAAATCCAAATGAACAAGCCTTAGAAGATATGGCAAAAGAGTTGGCAAATCTTACCGTTGGTAGAGCAAAGGTAATGACGCAGGAGCTTGGTAAAAGCTTTAATATTTCTACACCTGATTTTTTGGGGCATCGTTTGATTAAAAATTATGACCACGGATTACACTTTCGGCTTAATAATGGGCGATGTAGTATATATATAAGACGTGTAGATTAA
- the nth gene encoding endonuclease III, with translation MKKPIPKSKVFKKHNKKDIEIIKSRFLEHYGNAKTELVYRNIYELLVCVMLSAQCTDKRVNLVTPALFKAYPNVAALSQAHLEDIKVLIQSVSFFNNKAKHLLTMANQVMNDFNGQIPTTQAELKTLAGVGQKTANVVLIEFFEQNYMAVDTHVFRVSHRLGLSRAKSALETEKELTQVFKTQLSTLHQAFVLFGRYTCKALKPICENCFVSEFCQKKCNFKPA, from the coding sequence ATAAAAAAACCTATACCTAAGTCAAAGGTTTTCAAAAAGCATAATAAAAAAGACATTGAGATTATTAAATCACGATTTTTAGAACATTATGGCAATGCAAAAACTGAACTCGTGTATCGTAATATTTACGAGTTGCTTGTATGCGTAATGCTTTCGGCTCAATGCACGGATAAGCGTGTGAATCTTGTAACACCAGCATTATTTAAAGCCTATCCAAATGTGGCAGCTTTAAGTCAAGCACATCTTGAAGATATTAAGGTTTTGATTCAATCTGTTTCATTTTTTAACAATAAGGCTAAACATCTTCTCACAATGGCAAATCAAGTAATGAATGATTTTAATGGGCAAATTCCAACCACACAAGCAGAGTTAAAGACTCTTGCGGGTGTGGGGCAAAAAACTGCCAATGTAGTGCTTATAGAATTTTTTGAGCAAAATTATATGGCAGTGGATACACACGTATTTCGTGTTTCCCATCGTTTGGGATTGAGCAGAGCTAAAAGTGCTCTTGAGACAGAAAAGGAGCTTACGCAGGTTTTTAAAACACAGCTTAGCACTCTTCATCAAGCTTTTGTGCTTTTTGGTCGTTATACTTGTAAGGCTTTAAAACCGATATGTGAAAATTGTTTTGTAAGTGAATTTTGTCAAAAAAAATGTAATTTTAAGCCTGCTTAA
- a CDS encoding FeoA family protein has protein sequence MTLYDCNLGEECKIVRCDTQDSALKDRFISFGIVKDKICRVVRHSINHLAVAVVIEGTQVALRDSEAKLIIVEPIK, from the coding sequence ATGACACTTTATGATTGCAATCTTGGAGAAGAGTGCAAGATAGTGCGCTGTGATACACAAGATAGCGCACTTAAAGATAGGTTTATATCTTTTGGCATAGTGAAAGATAAAATATGTCGTGTAGTGAGGCATTCAATCAATCATTTGGCAGTGGCAGTAGTGATTGAAGGCACACAAGTAGCCTTGCGAGATTCTGAAGCAAAATTAATCATTGTTGAACCCATAAAGTGA